A single genomic interval of Aedes aegypti strain LVP_AGWG chromosome 1, AaegL5.0 Primary Assembly, whole genome shotgun sequence harbors:
- the LOC5569914 gene encoding pheromone-binding protein-related protein 6: MFRPCLYYCCILIAIFCWVQPWLVGAAPQKAGEFSRSMGIEMTASQHGECVTETGVSEESIARFNGPEIFEDDDKLKCYMDCMFRKFGATKPDGEVDMIEVYHKIPKEFNSVALIVNNKCRDAIQGANQCERAFSHHKCWKQMAPEHYYLF, encoded by the exons atgTTTCGACCGTGCCTCTACTACTGCTGTATACTGATAGCAATATTCTGTTGGGTCCAGCCATGGTTAGTTGGCGCAGCACCACAAAAAGCAGGAGAATTTTCCCGATCTATGGGTATCGAAATGACGGCTAGTCAGCATGGAGAATGTGTCACCGAAACCGGTGTCAGCGAGGAGTCTATAGCTCGGTTCAACGGACCGGAAATATTCGAGGATGACGACAAACTCAAATGTTACATGGATTGTATGTTTCGCAAGTTTGGCGCAACCAAACCGGACGGCGAAGTTGACATGATTGAGGTTTatcacaaaattccaaaagagtTTAATTCAGTTGCGCTGATTGTCAATAACAAGTGCCGAGACGCAATCCAAGGAGCAAATCAATGTGAACGAGCCTTTTCGCATCACAAATGCTGGAAGCAGATGGCACCAGAG CACTACTATTTGTTTTAA